The genomic stretch TGGCCGACGACGCGAAGGCCGCCCGCGAGGACGCCGAGGCGACGATCGAGAAGAACCGCCAGGCAGCGACCGCCACTGCCCCGTGAGCGGCACCACCACGACCGACACGAGCGCGGTCACCGTCGTCCCCGAGACGTTCCTGCTGGTCGACTACGACGCGGCGCAGATCGCCGAGGTGGCGGCGCGCGTCTGGCAGCAGGTCGGGCTCCCCGTGGGGCAGCCGCTGCGCATCGAGGTCGACGAGAGCACGCCGCTGGGCCGGGCGTGGGTGTCGAGCTCCGAGCCGGCGGTGCTGTCGATCGAGAGCGGGGGACTGGAGCACAACCACCGTCCCCGCCAGTTCGACGGCCGGGCGTCGGCGCTGCTGTTCGGGCGCCTGCTGATGCGGCTGCGCGACCGGCTCGACCCCGCCTTCGGCGACGCCCCGAGCGACGACGACCTGACGCTGCCGCAGTCGGCGGCGTGGGACGCCTTCGCGGTGGGCCGGGTCGGACGGCGGCTCGGCCTCGACGTGCAGCGCCAGCGGCGGCTGTACCAGTTCCGGGTGCGCCACGGCTTCACCGACGCGGCCGACAACGTGTTCGACCGGCTCTGGACCGCCGAGTCGCTCAGCTGGGCCGACATCGACGGCCTCTCGGTGCAGGCCCGCGGCGAGGACTAGCGACGATTAGTTGCAGAGAGTGAAGCGGCTTTAGCCGCCTTCGCCGCTTGGGGTGGCGGCGGGGTTGGTATGGGTTGACCAACCGGTACCCGAAGGTCGGCGCCAGCTCCGACCTTCGGGTACCGGTGTGGTCGATCTCAGGGCGGCCCGTCCGGCCCCGGCTGGGCCGGCCCGTAGGTCTCCCGGTAGGCATCCATCCAGCAGTCCCAGTCGCGGCCGCACTCCTCGAGCCACTTCTCGGCGTCGGCCTCGTCGAACCCCGGGAAGTCGCGCCCGTCGTAGCCACCGTCGTGGTCACCACGGCCGTCGCCCCGGCGGTCGACGCCGGGGCCGTCGTCGGACGTCACGATCTGGTCGTCGTTCGCGCCGCCATAGGGCGACGACGGGGGATCGGTCGGCGGCGGCTCGGTCTCGGGCGGCGCGGTGGGCGGCGGGGTGGCGGGAAGTGTGGTCGGCGGACCGGTGCGGTCGTCGAACGGAGGGTCGGCGTCGGACGGTGCGTCGGTGGTGTGGCTCGGCTCCTGCGACGTGAAGGCCCCGTGCCCGTGCGCGAACACGATCCCGCCCAGCATCGCCACCATCGCGGCGGCGCCTACGAGCCGCCAGCGGCGCCGGGCCATGCGGGCACGGCGTCCGGCATCCTCACGCCGGTGCCTCATCTCGTCCCCGTCGTCGGGCCGACGCCCGGCCTCGGCCAGGTCGAGCTCCGCCAGCAGCTTCGGGCTCATCGGCGGCGCGCCCTCGATCTCCCCGACCGCGCGCAGCCGCGCCAGGAACCGCGCCACCTCGACGAGGTCGGGGCGGTCGTGCGGCAGCTCGCCGGCGAGCAGTCGCTCGACGTCGCGCTCGGTGAGCTGGAGGTGCAGCATCCAATTGCTAGAACGACGTGCAGCGCAGATCGGATACTGCCTCTCTCCGAACGGGGTCAGAGGGGGACGGCGTGGCGCGACAGGTGCCGGCGCAGCGCTCCCATCGCCCGGTGCTGCAACGCCTTGACGGCGCCCTCGCGCTTGCCGAGGATCTTGGCGACGTCCTCGACCGACAGATCAGCCACCACCCGCAGCAGCACGACGGCGCGCTGGTCGGGCGACAGCACGTTGAGCAGCTCGCGCACGTGGTCCGACCCGAGGATCGCGAAGGCGTCGTCCTCGACGTCGCCCATGGCCCGGTGGTCCTCCACCTCGACCTCGCCGGCGACGAAGGGTTGGCGCTGCGAGCGCCGCCGGTCGTCGATCATCCGGTGGTGGGCGATCGTGAAGACCCACGAGCGGAACCCCTGCTCGTCGCCGCGGAACGAGCGCAGCTTGCGGTGCACCTGGGCGAACACGTCGTTGGTGAGGCCGTCGGGATCGCTGACCCGATGCCAGCGGAGGTACGACACCACCTGCGACGCCATGGCGCGGTAGAGCCGTTCGAAAGCCGAGACCGAGCCACCCTGGGCCGCCTCGACCAGGGCGCCGAGATCCGGCACCTTGCGTCGTGTGACGACGGCCGGTGTCGTTTCAGGCACGGTGGCCAGGGTTCGTTCCTCGGTGAGTTGCACGCCCTGCCCTCCCCTCAGTCATTCACCACAGATCGTGTGCGCTGACCGCCGCCAGCAGGTCGATTTCGGGCGGACCGACCAGGTTGTCCTGGCAGGACTGCGCCATCTCGACCATGTCGTCCGAGTCGAAGTGTGCCCGCTGGGCATCGGGTGATGCCCACTTCTCGATGACGAGGTAGCGGCCCGGATGGGTGGCGGAAGCACAGAGGTCGATGTTGCGGCAACCGGGATGGGCACGGCTCGCGACCACGTACCGCGCGAGGACACCCTCAAGCCGCGCACGATCCTTCGCTGCGAAGAGCATCGTCACGATGGTGAGATCGAGGTCGTCCGCCATGCCTATAGGTCCCGAGCCGAACGGTCACTGGTGCCCTCCCGCGGTCCCTTCGGCCGGCACCTTACTCGCGCGCGGCGTACGGTCGCTGGTACACATGTCACTGAACGAGGGCCGACTGCAGGGCGTAGCGAGCATCGGTCGATCCGATTCGGTGGGTGGTCTTGACCTCACCGGTATCCTGACCACATCCCGGTTTCGCCGGGACTTGTAGTCGCAGTTTCCGCTGGTTCGCCACTTACGTGGGCATCCACCGTTTTGCGGCTATCTCCAACCGACGATCGCACTCGAAGAAGGACGATACGTTGCCCAAGGAGCGCGTCGAGCGCGACGAGGAAGACCTCGTTCGGCTGTACCTCACCGACATCGGCCAGTACCCGCTGCTCACCAAGGACGACGAAGTCCGCCTAGCTCAGGCCATAGAGGCCGGCAACGCGGCTCGTGTCGACATGGACGGCGCTGGTGCGAAGCTGACTCCGGCTCGCAAGCGTGAGCTGCGCCGCGCGGCGCGTGAGGGCGAAGATGCAGAACGCACCTTCGTGCAGTCGAACCTCCGACTGGTGGTCTCCATCGCCAAGAAGTACCAGGCCTCGGGCCTGCCGTTGCTGGACCTCATCCAGGAGGGGAACCTCGGCCTCATGCACGCGGTCGAGAAGTTCGACTGGCGCAAGGGGTTCAAGTTCTCCACCTATGCCACCTGGTGGATCCGGCAGGCGATCACCCGCGGCATCGCCAACACCGGCCGCACCATCCGGCTGCCGGTCCATGCGGGTGACACGCTGGCCCGGCTGCAGAAGGCCCGGGCACGCCTCGAGCTGAAGATGGGTCGGCCGGCCACGCTGTCCGAGCTCGCGGCCGAGGTCGAGATGTCGGAGGACAAGGTCACCGAGGCCCTGCGCTTCGCCGCCGAGCCGCTGTCGCTGTCCGAACCCCTGCGGGAGGACGGCGACGCCGAGCTGGGCGACGTGGTGGAGGACCGGTCGGCCGAGTCGCCCTTCGAGGTGGCGGCCACCGCGCTGCTGCCCGAGGAGATCAACCGGCTGCTGGCCCCGCTCGACGAGCGCGAGCGCGAGATCCTGAAGCTGCGCTTCGGGCTCGACCGCGGCGAGCCCCGCACGCTGGAAGAGGTGGGGGAGCACTTCAACCTCACCCGTGAGCGCATCCGCCAGATCGAGGCCCGGGCGATGTCGAAGCTGCGGCATCCCTCGTCCGACACCGGCGCACGAGACCTGCTGGCGGTCTGAGTTTCCGGTCGAAATTGCGTGGTCGGTGGTTGCTCTGCAGCCGCTGGCCACGCAATTTCGTCGTTTTAGGCCTTGGTCGTCTTCTCGAGGATCTCGTCGAGGCGGAGGATGTCGCCGGTGGTGACCACGCCGACGAAGCGGTCCTCGCCGTCGACGATGGGGAGCAGGTCGGTGCCTTCGGCCTGCATGGTCTGCACGGCGTCTCGGATGAGCCATGTGGTCATGCCGCGGGGTGCGTCGCCGTGGGCCACGTTGCCGACGGTCGTGGTCGCCCAGGCGTCCCGGGGTACCGCCGCCAGCTCGTCGAGCAGCGCCACGCCCCGGTAGCGGTTGTCGTGGTCGACCACGGGGACGGCGCGGCGCCGGGTCGCCAGCAGGTGCACCGCCAGGAACTCCTCGACGGTGGCGTCCGGTGGCACGGTGCGCACGTCGGTCTCCAGCACGGCGCTGATGGGCAGGTCGAAGCGGCGCTCCAGGTGGCCGAGCCGTCCCTCGCGCTGCGCCCGTGACACCGAGGCTCGGCCGATCACGAGCTGGCCCGCGGCCGTCGCCACCAGCGCCGGCACCACGAAGCCCGGCTGGCCGGTCGCCTCGGCGGCGAACAGCACCGCGGCCAGCGGCGTGCGCAGGCCGGCGCCGATGAACGCAGCCATGCCGACCACCAGGAACAGGTTGGTGTCGTCGAAGCTCATCACCTCGCCGGCCAGGCGGCCCAGCAGCGCCCCGGCCACCGCCAGCGGGACGAAGTAGCCGCCCACGCCGCCGCCCGTCGCGGTCGCCGAGGTGGCGAGGCCGCGCATCAGCAGCAGTGCCAGGATCAGCCACAGCGAGCGGGTCGGGTCGCCCACCCAGGTGACCACGTCGTAGCCGGGGCCGATGGTGAGGGGCGTGTCGAACAGGGCGTCGGCCAGGTAGGCGAGGCCGAACAGGGCGACGCCGGCGACCGCGAGCCGGGCGAGGCTCGGGATGCGGGCCGCCCGTCCGTGCAGCAGCACGAGGCCCAGGCTGAAGCCCCGGGCCGCGGCGCCGCACAGCAGGCCCACCACCACGGCGCCCACCAGCTCCCAGGCGCCGAACGACGAGTACTCGGAGTTGAGCGGGAGGAGCGGGGTCAGGTCGTCGACGAGCGCCGCGGTCACGTAGCTGGCGGCGGCGCCGATGATCGCCGGCAGGGCGACGCGGCGGGCCACGTCCGACTGGTAGGGCACCTCGATGGCGAACAGGGCCCCGGTGGCGGGGGCCTTGAACACGGCCGACATGCCCGCGGCGGCGCCTGCCACCAGCAGGGCCCGGGCGTCCTCGCGGGAGAAGAAGCGGCTGAAGCGGGTCTGGACCCAGGCGCCGACGACGGAGCCCACGTAGACG from Acidimicrobiales bacterium encodes the following:
- a CDS encoding antibiotic biosynthesis monooxygenase family protein, translating into MADDLDLTIVTMLFAAKDRARLEGVLARYVVASRAHPGCRNIDLCASATHPGRYLVIEKWASPDAQRAHFDSDDMVEMAQSCQDNLVGPPEIDLLAAVSAHDLW
- a CDS encoding chloride channel protein — translated: MTVGERIQALWARTEPLRLRWANTEAGAHRHLETADSPSRTQRILVFSGLTGVAVGLIVVVLDKAAHDWLADPMARQPLWLQAAGPAIGLLVAWAALGALTDKATPDTTDEYVRGFHHSPSEPPDPNPAVGRAVAGVGTIGYGGALSLEGPAVYVGSVVGAWVQTRFSRFFSREDARALLVAGAAAGMSAVFKAPATGALFAIEVPYQSDVARRVALPAIIGAAASYVTAALVDDLTPLLPLNSEYSSFGAWELVGAVVVGLLCGAAARGFSLGLVLLHGRAARIPSLARLAVAGVALFGLAYLADALFDTPLTIGPGYDVVTWVGDPTRSLWLILALLLMRGLATSATATGGGVGGYFVPLAVAGALLGRLAGEVMSFDDTNLFLVVGMAAFIGAGLRTPLAAVLFAAEATGQPGFVVPALVATAAGQLVIGRASVSRAQREGRLGHLERRFDLPISAVLETDVRTVPPDATVEEFLAVHLLATRRRAVPVVDHDNRYRGVALLDELAAVPRDAWATTTVGNVAHGDAPRGMTTWLIRDAVQTMQAEGTDLLPIVDGEDRFVGVVTTGDILRLDEILEKTTKA
- a CDS encoding RNA polymerase sigma factor, with product MPETTPAVVTRRKVPDLGALVEAAQGGSVSAFERLYRAMASQVVSYLRWHRVSDPDGLTNDVFAQVHRKLRSFRGDEQGFRSWVFTIAHHRMIDDRRRSQRQPFVAGEVEVEDHRAMGDVEDDAFAILGSDHVRELLNVLSPDQRAVVLLRVVADLSVEDVAKILGKREGAVKALQHRAMGALRRHLSRHAVPL
- a CDS encoding sigma-70 family RNA polymerase sigma factor is translated as MPKERVERDEEDLVRLYLTDIGQYPLLTKDDEVRLAQAIEAGNAARVDMDGAGAKLTPARKRELRRAAREGEDAERTFVQSNLRLVVSIAKKYQASGLPLLDLIQEGNLGLMHAVEKFDWRKGFKFSTYATWWIRQAITRGIANTGRTIRLPVHAGDTLARLQKARARLELKMGRPATLSELAAEVEMSEDKVTEALRFAAEPLSLSEPLREDGDAELGDVVEDRSAESPFEVAATALLPEEINRLLAPLDEREREILKLRFGLDRGEPRTLEEVGEHFNLTRERIRQIEARAMSKLRHPSSDTGARDLLAV